One Thermus hydrothermalis genomic region harbors:
- a CDS encoding phage protease, whose translation MPNLTAFPASTSTSTPTFSGTLRAALQEAPERIPLHPFGEFVGNGVLFLFDEASLAQVLRELAERGVPWVLDFHHQTVRVEEGEAQEAPAAGFVVGIEVGEDGFVYGRVEWSETGRERVSRGEYAYVSPVFYYDPTPDASGRHRVLGYHSFALTNNPGIRFQKRIEAEADMLERFRQALGLPPQAGEDEVFTALENLRREADVGRVVLELGLGAGDATELKATLLRLLAAQEALAELERTRQELAALQAQTREERAQALVRAALEEGRILPHQREFWLAQARADLEATEKALAGLPRLVPTELPKAEARSSLERDPAEELRRKLGVSDEAWRKYGG comes from the coding sequence ATGCCGAATTTGACCGCCTTCCCCGCGAGTACCAGTACCTCCACCCCGACCTTTTCCGGCACGCTGCGCGCCGCCTTGCAAGAGGCGCCTGAACGCATCCCCCTCCACCCCTTTGGGGAGTTCGTGGGGAACGGGGTCCTCTTCCTCTTTGACGAGGCATCCCTGGCCCAGGTCCTGCGAGAGCTGGCGGAGAGGGGCGTGCCCTGGGTCCTGGACTTCCATCACCAGACGGTGCGGGTGGAGGAAGGGGAGGCCCAGGAGGCCCCGGCGGCGGGCTTCGTGGTGGGTATTGAAGTAGGGGAAGACGGCTTCGTCTATGGCCGTGTGGAATGGTCGGAAACGGGGCGGGAACGGGTCAGCCGGGGAGAGTACGCCTATGTGTCCCCGGTCTTCTACTACGACCCCACTCCCGACGCGTCAGGCCGGCACCGGGTGCTGGGCTACCACTCCTTCGCCCTCACCAACAACCCCGGCATCCGGTTCCAAAAGCGCATTGAAGCGGAGGCGGACATGCTGGAAAGGTTTAGGCAAGCGCTGGGGCTGCCGCCCCAGGCCGGTGAGGATGAAGTTTTCACCGCTCTGGAAAACCTGCGGCGGGAAGCGGATGTGGGCCGGGTGGTCCTAGAGCTCGGCCTCGGGGCAGGAGATGCCACGGAGCTCAAGGCCACGCTCCTCCGGCTCCTGGCAGCCCAGGAGGCCCTCGCGGAGCTGGAGCGCACCCGCCAAGAGCTCGCGGCGCTCCAAGCCCAGACCCGCGAGGAAAGGGCCCAAGCCCTGGTGCGGGCGGCGCTGGAAGAGGGGCGCATCCTGCCCCACCAGCGCGAGTTCTGGCTGGCCCAAGCCCGGGCGGATCTGGAGGCCACCGAAAAGGCCCTCGCGGGCCTGCCCCGACTGGTACCCACGGAGCTCCCTAAAGCGGAAGCGCGCTCCAGCCTAGAGCGCGACCCCGCCGAGGAGCTCCGGCGAAAGCTAGGGGTCAGCGACGAAGCGTGGAGGAAGTACGGAGGCTGA
- a CDS encoding capsid cement protein codes for MFDTEYWADERVLSLPVKAGAVIRQGALVMVSGGYAEEAGPGTGKIALGVAQESVDNTGGADGAKKVLVRRGVFRFENDPADPVGPTELGKDVYATGPNTVAKTGTGRSKAGRLLRLDPDGVGVWVEVW; via the coding sequence ATGTTTGACACGGAATATTGGGCCGACGAGCGCGTTCTCTCCCTGCCGGTAAAGGCCGGCGCCGTCATCCGGCAGGGGGCTCTCGTCATGGTGAGCGGGGGCTACGCCGAGGAAGCGGGGCCCGGCACGGGGAAGATCGCCCTGGGCGTGGCCCAGGAGAGCGTGGACAACACCGGGGGCGCCGACGGGGCGAAAAAGGTCCTCGTGCGCCGTGGGGTCTTCCGGTTTGAAAACGACCCGGCGGACCCCGTGGGGCCCACGGAGCTGGGGAAGGACGTCTACGCTACCGGGCCCAACACCGTGGCCAAGACGGGCACCGGCCGTTCCAAGGCTGGGCGCCTCCTGCGGCTTGACCCGGACGGCGTTGGCGTTTGGGTGGAGGTGTGGTAA